The genome window TCTCATGGAAAGCGTACTTAAAGGACAGATTGCCTTAATTACTGGTGCGAGTAGTGGCATTGGCGCGGGTGTTGCCAAATCACTGGCAGGTGCCGGCGCTACCGTTATAATCAATTATCCCGTTGACGCGACCAAGCCAGCCGCTGAGGCCGTATTGAAAGAAATTACGGATGCAGGTGGTCAGGGTCGTGTTGCGCAATGCGATGTAAGTCAGGAAGATCAGGTAACCAGCATGTTTGCCGATGTGATCGCTCAGTACGGAACCATCGATATTCTGGTCAACAATGCCGGACTCCAGCGTGATGCGAAATTTGAAGACCTGACGCTGGAGCAATGGAACACCGTGATCAATGTCAACCTAACAGGCCAGTTCCTGTGCGCCCGTGCCGCTATCCGTGAATTTCTGCGTCGGGGACCACGTCCGGAGGTGTCGGCTGCCACAGGAAAAATTATCTGCATGAGTTCTGTGCATGAAACGATTCCGTGGGCGGGCCATGCCAACTACGCGGCCTCCAAAGGAGGGGTCAAGCTGCTGATGCAGACGCTGGCCCAGGAATACGGTGATCGTAAGATTCGGGTCAACAGCATTTGTCCGGGTGCTATCCAAACCTCCATCAATAAGGGAGCCTGGGAAACACCACAAGCCCTGAACAGCCTGATGACCTTGATTCCGTACAACCGGATTGGTCAGCCGCAGGACATTGGCAATCTGGCAGTATTCCTCGCATCCGACCTGTCTGATTACATTACGGGAGCCAGTATTTTTATCGATGGCGGTATGACCGTACTGGAAGGATTTTCCGACGGGGGATAAACAATAGGCCTGCATTACCACTCATCCATCCTATAGCTTTCATCCGTTGACCACCGAACAACAACGTTTAGAGGACCCCGCCTGGCGACAGTGGGGTCCCTATATTTCTGACCGCCAGTGGGGTACTGTTCGGGAAGATTACAGTGCCAATGGCGATGCCTGGAACTACACCACCCATGACATGGCCCGCAGCTACACTTATCGGTGGGGTGAAGAGGGCATTGCTGGCTTTTGTGATGACAAACAGCAGCTTTGTCTGGCGCTGGCACTCTGGAACGGAAAAGACCCTATCCTGAAAGAGCGATACTTCGGCCTGACCAACGCCGAAGGGAATCACGGGGAAGATGTCAAAGAACTGTATTACTACCTCGATAATACACCGACGCATTCGTACCAGCGGATGCTGTACAAGTATCCCCAGGTCGCGTATCCCTACGAGCGGCTGCTTGCCGAAAATCGAAATCGCACGCGCCAGGACCCGGAATTTGAACTGCTGGATACGGGTCTGTTTGATGAGGATCGCTACTTCGATGTGGTGGTCGAATACGCCAAAGCGGGTCCGCAGGATGTGCTCATGACCGTAA of Spirosoma agri contains these proteins:
- a CDS encoding SDR family oxidoreductase; translated protein: MESVLKGQIALITGASSGIGAGVAKSLAGAGATVIINYPVDATKPAAEAVLKEITDAGGQGRVAQCDVSQEDQVTSMFADVIAQYGTIDILVNNAGLQRDAKFEDLTLEQWNTVINVNLTGQFLCARAAIREFLRRGPRPEVSAATGKIICMSSVHETIPWAGHANYAASKGGVKLLMQTLAQEYGDRKIRVNSICPGAIQTSINKGAWETPQALNSLMTLIPYNRIGQPQDIGNLAVFLASDLSDYITGASIFIDGGMTVLEGFSDGG